Proteins encoded in a region of the Coriobacteriia bacterium genome:
- a CDS encoding acetyl-CoA carboxylase carboxyltransferase subunit alpha: MAKPRYIMDFERPLIDLETKLADLRRLDLAENPELATEIEALAAEIDTLRIETYHHLSPWDRVQIARHPDRPKTVHYIEELFTDVVELHGDRTFADDEAMFAGFATIEGRRVALLGHRKGTNTGENIRRHFGSPSPEGFRKAMRVMRLAEKFHLPIVSLLDTPGAYPGPEAEERGQAWAIAESLELLSALRTPVICVGIGEGGSGGALAIGFGDRLFLLDNAYYSVSSPEACASIIYRDSSEAESASACLKMTAEDVVRLGIADEVLPEPLGGAHRNPAAVYDAVRVAITRSLDEFAAMPVDELVERRYQRLRAIGEYCLLDSE, translated from the coding sequence ATGGCCAAGCCCCGCTACATCATGGACTTCGAGCGTCCGCTCATCGACCTGGAGACCAAGCTCGCAGACCTGCGCCGTCTCGACCTTGCCGAGAACCCCGAACTCGCTACCGAGATCGAAGCGCTTGCCGCCGAGATCGATACGCTGCGCATCGAGACGTACCACCACCTCTCGCCGTGGGACCGCGTCCAGATCGCGCGTCACCCCGACCGCCCCAAGACCGTGCACTACATCGAGGAGCTGTTCACCGACGTTGTAGAGCTGCACGGCGATCGCACGTTCGCCGACGACGAGGCGATGTTCGCGGGCTTTGCGACCATCGAGGGCCGCCGCGTCGCGCTGCTGGGGCATCGCAAAGGCACAAACACCGGCGAGAACATCCGCCGTCACTTCGGCTCGCCGAGCCCCGAGGGCTTCCGCAAGGCCATGCGCGTGATGCGCCTCGCCGAGAAGTTCCACCTGCCAATCGTGAGCCTGCTCGACACCCCCGGCGCCTACCCTGGCCCCGAGGCCGAGGAACGCGGCCAGGCGTGGGCCATCGCCGAGTCGCTCGAACTGCTGAGCGCGCTGCGCACGCCAGTCATCTGCGTGGGTATCGGCGAGGGCGGAAGCGGCGGCGCGCTGGCCATCGGCTTTGGCGACCGACTCTTCCTCCTGGACAACGCCTACTACAGCGTCTCGAGCCCGGAGGCGTGCGCGAGCATCATCTACCGCGACTCCAGCGAGGCGGAGAGCGCCTCGGCATGCCTGAAGATGACCGCCGAGGACGTCGTGCGCCTCGGCATCGCTGACGAGGTGCTGCCCGAGCCGCTGGGCGGGGCGCATCGCAACCCGGCTGCTGTCTACGACGCCGTGCGGGTGGCTATCACGCGCTCGCTCGACGAGTTTGCCGCGATGCCTGTCGACGAGCTCGTGGAGCGGCGCTACCAGCGCCTTCGCGCGATCGGCGAGTACTGCCTGTTGGATAGTGAGTGA